From a region of the Mauremys mutica isolate MM-2020 ecotype Southern chromosome 12, ASM2049712v1, whole genome shotgun sequence genome:
- the LOC123344903 gene encoding butyrophilin subfamily 1 member A1-like, with protein sequence MKVLTFCHSSGFSSSLPGLVVYFITVYVHKLEPAQFQVVGPDHPVTAIVGEEIVLPCHLSPRMSAEKMEVTWFRSQISPFVHRYGDGKDQYELQMPEYQRRTELLKDGLINGSVALRIFSIRPSDEGQYHCLVLDGIFYEEALLDLKVAASGSAPRIFVEDYQDGGIRVVCRSAGWYPEPEVLWRDHKGQPLPSSSLTNSQEASRLYKTETSIILTENANQNLSCLVRNTRLSLEKESLFYISDPFFPRVNPWMVALSVILVVLLGSFALSAYLFKIKEKHAAELRWRRFVAPIEEGKVNILSMFSSHLM encoded by the exons ATGAAGGTTCTCACGTTCTGCCACAGCTCCGGAttcagctcctctctgcctggTCTTGTTGTTTATTTTATAACTGTTTATGTTCACAAGTTGGAACCAG CACAGTTTCAAGTGGTTGGACCTGACCACCCTGTCACTGCCATTGTGGGTGAAGAGATTGTGTTACCCTGTCACCTGTCCCCTAGGATGAGTGCTGAGAAGATGGAGGTGACGTGGTTCCGGTCCCAGATCTCCCCATTTGTTCATCGCTATGGTGATGGAAAGGACCAGTACGAGCTGCAGATGCCAGAATATCAGAGGAGGACAGAGCTTTTGAAAGATGGTCTGATCAATGGGAGTGTTGCCTTGAGAATTTTCAGTATCAGACCCTCTGATGAAGGACAGTACCACTGTTTAGTTCTAGATGGTATCTTTTATGAAGAAGCACTACTGGATCTAAAGGTGGCAG CTTCAGGTTCTGCTCCTCGTATCTTTGTTGAGGATTACCAGGATGGAGGGATCCGAGTGGTATGCCGATCAGCTGGATGGTACCCAGAGCCCGAAGTGCTGTGGAGAGATCACAAGGGACAGCCCTTACCTTCATCCTCTCTGACAAATTCCCAAGAAGCCAGCAGACTATATAAAACAGAAACTTCTATCATTCTAACAGAAAATGCAAATCAGAACTTATCCTGTTTGGTCAGGAACACCCGCCTCAGCCTAGAAAAGGAATCATTATTTTATATATCAG atcCCTTTTTCCCAAGGGTGAATCCCTGGATGGTGGCTCTGAGTGTGATCCTGGTGGTTTTGCTTGGTTCCTTTGCCCTTAGTGCTTATCTCTTCAAGATCAAAG agaaACATGCAGCAGAACTTA GGTGGAGAAGATTTGTGGCACCTATAGAAGAAGGTAAAGTTAATATTTTGTCAATGTTCAGCTCTCACCTCATGTGA